A single region of the Lactobacillus xylocopicola genome encodes:
- a CDS encoding amino acid permease, with translation MSKKDQKSEPTYERTLTNAHIQLIALGGTIGTGLFLGVGNSIRRTGPSVILIYVIVGIFLFLLMRALGELIVSDLSKHTYIDFIKKYLGKDIGFITGYLYWISWITLGMAEMTALGIYFQYWFPHLPTWVPGLVTIAILLFINLLSARLFGNLEFSFAIIKIVTVIAFVILVGYLLATGGKTSFGPVTLANLTTNGGFFAKGSSGFFSGFQMVIFSFVGVELVGVTAAEAQNPQVVIKKAINQVPVRIILFYVLAIIAILIVIPWPQISTSSSPFVQTLAATGIKNAGSIINFVVISAAVSSTNSFLYSAGRLLFSATFNGEGKWNKTFGQLRRQLPQNALILSAGLMALAPLVIIMIGNSAFDFISSTSTSMFLIIWCLMLLTHIVYRLKTNQQELTAFQMPGFPWLDYLALIFFVLMIVLLLILPANRTAMIVAILIFVLLASTAKLWTKEKAA, from the coding sequence ATGAGTAAAAAAGACCAAAAAAGCGAACCCACTTATGAACGGACGCTGACCAACGCCCATATTCAGCTAATTGCCTTAGGCGGAACAATTGGTACCGGTTTATTTTTAGGTGTGGGCAACAGTATCCGGCGAACCGGTCCTAGCGTTATTCTGATCTACGTGATTGTCGGAATTTTTTTGTTTCTATTGATGCGGGCACTGGGAGAGTTGATAGTTTCCGACTTATCCAAGCACACCTACATTGACTTTATTAAAAAATACCTTGGCAAAGATATAGGTTTTATTACCGGCTACCTATACTGGATTAGCTGGATAACCCTGGGGATGGCCGAAATGACGGCCTTGGGCATTTACTTTCAGTATTGGTTTCCGCATTTGCCTACCTGGGTGCCGGGACTGGTCACAATTGCTATTTTGCTCTTTATCAACCTACTGTCGGCCCGGCTTTTTGGCAATCTGGAGTTCAGCTTTGCCATTATCAAGATTGTGACCGTAATTGCCTTTGTTATTCTAGTTGGTTATTTATTAGCTACCGGTGGTAAAACTAGCTTTGGGCCCGTGACCCTTGCTAATCTAACCACTAATGGCGGATTTTTTGCTAAAGGTAGTAGTGGCTTTTTCTCAGGCTTTCAAATGGTTATCTTTAGCTTTGTTGGTGTGGAACTGGTCGGGGTAACGGCTGCTGAAGCACAGAATCCCCAGGTTGTTATCAAAAAGGCTATCAACCAAGTACCCGTGCGGATTATTCTTTTCTATGTATTAGCAATTATCGCTATTCTCATAGTCATCCCTTGGCCCCAAATTTCCACTTCATCCAGTCCCTTTGTGCAAACCTTGGCCGCAACTGGAATAAAAAATGCCGGCTCAATCATCAACTTTGTGGTGATTTCTGCAGCCGTCTCCTCCACCAACAGCTTCCTGTATAGTGCTGGCCGTTTACTGTTCTCAGCCACTTTCAACGGTGAAGGCAAATGGAATAAAACCTTCGGTCAGCTGCGGCGGCAACTACCACAGAATGCTCTCATCTTATCTGCTGGACTCATGGCACTTGCTCCACTGGTTATCATCATGATTGGTAACAGTGCTTTTGACTTTATCTCGTCCACCTCAACCAGTATGTTCCTAATTATCTGGTGTTTAATGCTCCTTACCCATATCGTATACCGTCTCAAGACTAACCAGCAAGAATTGACCGCTTTTCAAATGCCGGGTTTTCCTTGGTTGGATTATCTTGCCCTAATCTTTTTTGTCTTGATGATTGTTTTACTATTAATTTTACCAGCCAACCGAACAGCAATGATTGTAGCAATTTTGATCTTCGTTTTGCTAGCTAGCACAGCTAAACTTTGGACTAAAGAAAAAGCAGCTTAG
- a CDS encoding GNAT family N-acetyltransferase: MFVSRNFTLNNLTIQLALPELSHAPALFELVKQDRSELSRFLPWADKVVTVQDEVDFIKMMRVDTANYRKLVLVVLVDHQPAGMVDVHKINLKNESGEIGYWLGQAFQGQGIMTKAVEQVIDLAWVELGLHRLNLVAEHDNHASRAIATRLHFTHVALLKDELKYHGKFHDLDLYTIIGK; encoded by the coding sequence ATGTTTGTTAGCCGTAACTTCACGCTTAATAATCTGACTATTCAGTTGGCTTTACCGGAACTCAGCCATGCGCCGGCCTTGTTTGAGTTGGTTAAACAAGATCGCTCAGAGTTGTCCCGCTTTTTGCCATGGGCTGATAAAGTGGTAACTGTGCAAGATGAAGTTGACTTTATTAAGATGATGCGGGTAGATACGGCCAATTATCGGAAATTAGTGCTAGTCGTTTTAGTTGATCATCAACCAGCAGGCATGGTTGATGTGCACAAGATTAACTTGAAAAACGAAAGCGGTGAAATTGGATACTGGCTTGGGCAAGCCTTCCAAGGTCAAGGTATTATGACCAAGGCAGTAGAGCAGGTAATTGACCTTGCCTGGGTAGAACTCGGTTTGCATCGGTTGAATTTAGTGGCCGAGCATGATAACCATGCTAGTCGGGCAATTGCCACCCGGCTGCATTTTACCCATGTTGCTTTACTCAAGGATGAGTTGAAATATCATGGCAAATTTCATGACCTAGATCTGTATACAATAATTGGTAAATAA